In Embleya scabrispora, the DNA window GCTGAGCGCGGCGGCCGACCCGCCGCGCCCGTCGCCCGGTCAGGGCTTGACGCCCCGGCCGGTCAGCCACGTGTTCGGGTCCACGGCCGAGCCGCCGCCGGGGTGCACCTCGAAGTGCAGGTGCGGGCCGGTCGAGTTGCCGGTCGTGCCCACGTAGCCGATCACCTCGCCGGCGGCCGCCGGGCCGGAGGTCTTGGCGAACCGCGACTGGTGGCAAGACCAGGTCCGGGTGCCGTCGGGGTGGGTGGGCACGATGCGGTTGCCGAAGGCGCCGGCCGAGCCGGCGGAGGTTACCGTCCCGGCCGCGGCGGCGCGGATCGGGGTGCCCGAGGGGGCGGCGAAGTCCAGGCCGGTGTGCGTGTGCGCCCAGCGTGCGCCGCTGTTGCCGAAGCGGCCGGTCAGCGTGTAGCCCGAGGTCGGCAGGACCCACCCCGAGGCGGCCCGCTCCGCGTCCGCCCGCGCCGCCGCGCCGTCTCCGGATCCGCGCTCGCCGCATCGGCCGCCCGCTGCCCGGTCGAGTCCGTCCCCGTGCCCTGGACGCCGACGGTGACCGACACGGCCGACAGGGCGAGGCCGGAGACCACGACGACCGCCCGCCCCGGACGCGTGCCGCGCAGCCGGGCACGACGGTCGACGGGCGTGACGGGGACTTCGGTGGGCGGGGCTGTGGGGGAGTGCGGCACGAATACCTCGGGATGTCGACGACGAGGCCGACATCAGTGGTAATAATCCGCCGCATATCCACCTAGTAGTAACGGAGCGGACACTACGCTCTCGCGTACTAGTGGCAATCCACACCCGCGTCGACCGACGCCCCCCGACCCGCCGGGGCCGAGCCCCCGGTTCGAAGTCGGTCGATCCCGGACGAAACTCCGCTACGACGCCGCATAGGAGATATCGCGGCAGGCGTGACGCAGTTCACGGCACGAGAAGGTTTCCCGAGGGGCCGGACAAAAACCGACCAGGCGAACTCGAAGCCCAGGTGATGCTCCGGATTTGGCGGCGCAACAGCCCCGCGTCGGTGCGCGAGGTGCAGGAGGCGCTGCTGCCCGATCGAGAACTCGCATATACGACCGTGATGACCGTGCTCGACAAGTTGTTCCGCAAGGGCCTGCCGCGCCGCCGGTTGGCCGGCAGGGCCTATCTCTACGAAGCGGTGCACTCGCGCGACGCCCATACCGCCGAGTTGATGCGCGCCGACTGGATCTCCGGCGGGAGTCGAGCGGGCGCCTGGTGCACTTCGTCGAGGGCATGACGCCCGAACAGATCGGTGCGTTGCGCGACGCACTGCGTGTCGCGCTGCCGTGAGCCGATTCGCGCGAGCCTCGGCACTTCCCTGGGCTGATCGAGGGCCTTTTGCTTCGTTCGGCGCAATCCGCAGCGTCTTCGAGGCGCAACTCTGCGTAATCATATTAATGATCTAGGTAAGAAAAGCGGACTTCCGCGCAGTGGGACGGAAGCAGTGGAACGGAAAGTGGGCCGACATGATGCGAGCGAAAACCCGAGCGGGACGTGCCCTCGCGGCGGTCGCCATCGGGGCGACCGTCGCGGTGGGCGCGAACACGGCCGCGGTCGGTACGGCGGCCGCGACCCCCGCGCCGCGATACCGGCCGCATCCCGTCGCGCCCGCCCACGCCGGCGACTCCTCCGCCGATTCCTACGAGACCTGGTACACGAGTTCGACCAAGACTTGGTCGGGAGGTTCCTACACGGGCCCCAACGGCTGGACATGGTGGTCCTCCACACGCGATTTCGCCCCCTCGGTCCGAACCGCCCTCGACGACGCCATGGCCGACCTGCGGGCCCGGCTCGACGGCCTGCGGGCGACACTCGCCCTACCGCTCCAGGGCTCGCTCACCGATCCGATGAGCCGGTTTACGGGCTCGCCGAGCGTGGCGCCGGAGTCCACCCGATCGCCGCTGCCGATCCTCCCGGCCGAGCCGCCCGTCCCACCGTCGTCGCCGATCGACCCCACCGCGCCGCCGAAACTCGAACTGCGCCGCGCGGCCGACCCGGCGCAGGCCAAGCCCGGCGACCGGATCACCCACACGGTGACCGTGCGAAACGACGGCGGCACCGAGGCGAACTCGGCGATCGTGCGCAACTCGTTGCCGGCGGGCGTGAAATCGGTCGAATCCAAGCCCTCGCAGGGTGAATTCGACAGCGCCACCGGAGTGTGGAAGACCGGTCGGATCAAGCCCGGCGCCGAGGTTTCGCTGATTCTCGTGCTCACCGTGCCGGAAGGCGCGGCCGGATCCGAGATGACCGCGAGGTCGAGTTTCGTCAGCGCGCCCGGTGCCGAGCCGGTGATCCGCAACGCGTGTACCGACGACGCCACGGCGGCCTGTGCGAGCACGCGCGTGGCCGATTCCCGGACACGGTAATGGTCGGGGAAATCCGGCCATATCCGGCCTGATCACTCCACAAGGGCACGGTTCGGAAGCCGGGGCTATCGGCCCCGGATGTCGGGTCGGATGTTGTCGGCGCCGGATCTCGGCACCGCATGTATGAAGAACGCGTGGCCCGGGGGCGGGAAACCCCGCCCGGGCCTTCGCGTGTCCATCCGGGTGTTTCCCCGGCACCGGGGCGGCTCGGTGGTAAACCGGGCGGAGCGGCGATGCCTATCGTGATCGCGATAGCGTCAGCCCATGGAAGTGACGATCCGACGTGCCAGAACGTCCGATGTGCGGGCCATTCGGCGCCTTGTGGATGGGTACGTGGGGCTACGCATCCTTCTCGACAAACCCACGGTCACCCTCTTCGAAGACGTGCAGGAGTTTTGGGTCGCCGAGCGGGACGACGACAGCGAGGTGGTCGCCTGCGGAGCCCTGCACGTGATGTGGGAAGACCTCGCCGAGGTGCGCACTCTCGCGGTGGATCCGGTGTGCACCGGCCACGGGGTGGGCCACCTCTTGCTCAGCAAACTTCTGGAGACCGCGCGTTGGCTCGGCGTTCGACGGATATTCTGCTTGACCTTCGAGGTCGACTTCTTCGCGAAGCACGGCTTCGTCGAGATCGAGGAGACACCGATCGACGGCGATGTCTACAGTGAACTGATGCGTTCGTACGACGAGGGCGTCGCCGAGTTTCTGGATCTGGAACGCGTCAAACCCAACACCCTTGGCAACACGCGGATGCTGCTCCATCTCTGGCAGTGATCTCGATCCGCGTAGACCGGACGAGTGTGGCGGAGATCGCGCGACCGGTGCCGGCCGACCCCTTGACGCTTCTTGCCCGCGACGGTGTGGTGTGCGGTGAAGTCGTGACCACAAACCCGGTAACGTATTGCCGACTCGATGGGGTTCCGCGTCCGTGGGTTTGTTTTTTCCCGCAGAAAGCGGTTTCCTTTTCTTGAGCTCGTTGTGAACCCTCCCGATGAAAGGGAATCCTGGTGGCACAGAAGGTCCAGATTCTTCTCGTTGACGACCTCGACGGCGGCAAGGCCGATGAGACGGTGACGTTCGCGCTCGACGGTGTCTCCTACGAGATCGACCTGAGCGCCACGCACGCAGAGCAGCTTCGCGCGGCGCTGACGGCCTACGTCGACGCCGGCCGCAAGACCGGTGGCCGGGTCGCCGCCCGTCGCGGCGTTCGCCAGGTGGTCAAGGGCGGTGCCGCCTCGGGCGACACCGCCAAGATCCGCGCCTGGGCCAAGGAGAACGGCTACGACGTGAGTGAGCGCGGTCGTGTGCCGGGCAACATCCGCGACGCCTACGAGAAGGCCCACGCCTGATCGCCGACGCCGTCGACGAGCGGTGCCCTCCCCCGGTACGTACCGGGGGAGGGCACCGCTCGTGTCGTTGTACGCCCGGCTGTCAGGCGGCGCCGGGACGGTGGAGCGTCAGCAGCCTCGGCTCGCGCACCCGCGGCCGTGGAAACAGCCGTACGTGCTGGCAGGCGTGCGCCAGCGTGCCGATCAGCCGGGTGACGTCGGGGAAGCGCACGTCCACGTGCAAAAGCGCGGCGGACGCCGCGAGGGCGTCTACCGGGGGCATCCGGCCGGGGTCGACCGGGGGCCGCACCCAGCGTGCGTGCTCCCACGACCGGGGCCAGGGCGAGCGCCACGTGGCCGGCCACGGGGACGGCGCGGCCACCGTGTCGCCCTCGCCGTACGCGCGCAGGTCCAGGTCCAGATCGGCCCAGTCCAGCCAGTCCAGGAGCGCGGGCAGGTCGCCCGCCACGCCGGGGGCGACGAAGAACTGCGTGCGACCGGTGCCGGTCGCCGCCACCGGCCCGACCGGCAGCCCCTGGCGTTCGACCCGGTCCAGCGCCCATGCCCCGGCCGCGCCGGGTACGTCCAGGACGTCGAACCGCACGCCCGCGGCCAGCCGCACGGCGGCCCGCGGCGCGTTTGCCCAATACGCCGAGAGCAGCCGCGGATCGGTGGTCGCGGCCGTGACCGGGTCCGCCCGCTCGACCGTCCCGGGAGCCGCGGGCCAGCCCAGGGCCCGCGCATACCACAGGGCCTCGTCCAGCGGACCGGGTACGACGGGCGTCGAACGGGACGCGAAAACAAGCGTGGCTGCCATACCGTGTTCAACTCCGGGACGACGGCGAGGTTACGAAAGGTGATATGCCAACCGCGATGAGTGACATGGTGCGAGGGCTCGCCGCGCGGCGCCGCCCCCGGCGCCGGCACGGTCGCGTACGCACCGGTCGTGACCTGCCGGTATACAGCAGGTGTCGTCCGGGGTATGACCCGAACATGGAGGGGAGACGGGGAAGCGCAGGCGATGACGGCGGCCGGATCCGGTGCGATCGGCGGCGAAACCGGCGATCGAAAATGCCGCGTTCGCTTCTGGCGTACTCGGAATCGGCCTCAGTACGTGGCCGGCGGGAACATCGTCTCGCACCATCGGGTTTGACTAGTTGTCCAAGGCGGTCCGCAACACGTGGGTCGCCCGTCTTCACGGACGAATCGAGCGGTCCTGCGTGCAGGACTAGCATGCGGAAGGACAGGGAGGGGACCGTCCCCGATCTGCACGACCGCTCTGAGGAGCGATAACGATGTTCGAGAGGTTCACCGACCGCGCGCGGCGGGTTGTCGTCCTGGCTCAGGAGGAGGCCCGGATGCTCAACCACAACTACATCGGTACTGAGCACATCCTCCTTGGCCTCATCCACGAGGGTGAGGGCGTCGCTGCGAAGGCCCTGGAGAGCCTCGGCATCTCGCTTGAGGCAGTGCGTCAGCAGGTCGAGGAGATCATCGGCCAGGGTCAGCAGGCCCCGTCCGGTCATATCCCCTTCACGCCCCGTGCGAAGAAGGTCCTCGAGCTGTCGCTGCGCGAGGCGCTTCAGCTGGGCCACAACTACATCGGCACGGAGCACATCCTCCTGGGTCTGATCCGCGAGGGCGAGGGCGTCGCCGCCCAGGTCCTCGTGAAGCTCGGCGCCGACCTCAACCGGGTCCGCCAGCAGGTCATCCAGTTGCTCTCCGGCTACTCGAGCGGCAAGGAGTCCGCGACCCCGGGCGGCAGCGGGCAGGAGGGCACGCCTTCGACGTCCCTCGTGCTCGACCAGTTCGGGCGCAACCTGACCCAGGCGGCCCGCGAGGGCAAGCTCGACCCCGTCATCGGGCGAGAGAAGGAAATCGAGCGGGTCATGCAGGTGCTGTCCCGCCGCACCAAGAACAACCCGGTCCTGATCGGCGAGCCCGGCGTCGGCAAGACCGCCGTCGTCGAGGGCCTGGCCCAGGCGATCGTCAAGGGCGAGGTGCCCGAGACGCTCAAGGACAAGCAGCTGTACACACTCGACCTCGGCGCGCTCGTGGCGGGCTCCCGCTACCGCGGCGACTTCGAGGAGCGCCTGAAGAAGGTGCTCAAGGAGATCCGCACCCGCGGCGACATCATCCTGTTCATCG includes these proteins:
- a CDS encoding M23 family metallopeptidase — encoded protein: MRAAAAGTVTSAGSAGAFGNRIVPTHPDGTRTWSCHQSRFAKTSGPAAAGEVIGYVGTTGNSTGPHLHFEVHPGGGSAVDPNTWLTGRGVKP
- a CDS encoding histone-like nucleoid-structuring protein Lsr2 — encoded protein: MAQKVQILLVDDLDGGKADETVTFALDGVSYEIDLSATHAEQLRAALTAYVDAGRKTGGRVAARRGVRQVVKGGAASGDTAKIRAWAKENGYDVSERGRVPGNIRDAYEKAHA
- a CDS encoding BlaI/MecI/CopY family transcriptional regulator, producing MLRIWRRNSPASVREVQEALLPDRELAYTTVMTVLDKLFRKGLPRRRLAGRAYLYEAVHSRDAHTAELMRADWISGGSRAGAWCTSSRA
- a CDS encoding SCO3374 family protein — translated: MAATLVFASRSTPVVPGPLDEALWYARALGWPAAPGTVERADPVTAATTDPRLLSAYWANAPRAAVRLAAGVRFDVLDVPGAAGAWALDRVERQGLPVGPVAATGTGRTQFFVAPGVAGDLPALLDWLDWADLDLDLRAYGEGDTVAAPSPWPATWRSPWPRSWEHARWVRPPVDPGRMPPVDALAASAALLHVDVRFPDVTRLIGTLAHACQHVRLFPRPRVREPRLLTLHRPGAA
- a CDS encoding amino-acid N-acetyltransferase, producing MEVTIRRARTSDVRAIRRLVDGYVGLRILLDKPTVTLFEDVQEFWVAERDDDSEVVACGALHVMWEDLAEVRTLAVDPVCTGHGVGHLLLSKLLETARWLGVRRIFCLTFEVDFFAKHGFVEIEETPIDGDVYSELMRSYDEGVAEFLDLERVKPNTLGNTRMLLHLWQ
- a CDS encoding DUF11 domain-containing protein; protein product: MMRAKTRAGRALAAVAIGATVAVGANTAAVGTAAATPAPRYRPHPVAPAHAGDSSADSYETWYTSSTKTWSGGSYTGPNGWTWWSSTRDFAPSVRTALDDAMADLRARLDGLRATLALPLQGSLTDPMSRFTGSPSVAPESTRSPLPILPAEPPVPPSSPIDPTAPPKLELRRAADPAQAKPGDRITHTVTVRNDGGTEANSAIVRNSLPAGVKSVESKPSQGEFDSATGVWKTGRIKPGAEVSLILVLTVPEGAAGSEMTARSSFVSAPGAEPVIRNACTDDATAACASTRVADSRTR